In Fusobacterium canifelinum, a genomic segment contains:
- the ilvC gene encoding ketol-acid reductoisomerase, whose translation MAGNILGTTVYYDADCNLQKLVGKKITVLGYGSQGHAHALNLKENGMDVTIGLRKDSKTWKVAEEAGFVVKETGEAVKDADVVMVLIPDEIQGDTYTNSIAPNLKKGAYLGFGHGFNIHFKKIQPREDVNVFMVAPKGPGHLVRRTFQEGSGVPCLIAVYQDPSGDAKDIALAWASGIGGGRSGILETTFKQETETDLFGEQAVLCGGITELIKTGFEVLTEAGYDPVNAYFECLHEMKLIVDLIYEGGLAKMRHSISNTAEYGDFLTGPKIVTADTKKAMKEVLADIQSGKFADEFLADSKAGQPFLKAHREEASEHQIEKVGQELRKLMPWIK comes from the coding sequence ATGGCAGGAAATATTTTAGGAACAACTGTTTATTATGATGCAGATTGTAATTTACAAAAATTAGTAGGAAAGAAAATCACAGTTTTAGGTTATGGTTCACAAGGACATGCTCATGCACTTAACTTAAAAGAAAATGGAATGGATGTTACTATTGGACTTAGAAAAGATTCTAAGACTTGGAAAGTTGCAGAAGAAGCAGGTTTTGTTGTAAAGGAAACTGGAGAAGCGGTTAAAGATGCAGATGTAGTTATGGTATTAATACCTGATGAAATTCAAGGAGATACTTATACTAATAGCATAGCTCCAAACTTAAAGAAAGGTGCTTACCTTGGATTTGGACATGGATTTAACATTCATTTCAAAAAAATTCAACCAAGAGAAGATGTAAATGTATTTATGGTTGCTCCAAAAGGTCCTGGACATTTAGTAAGAAGAACTTTCCAAGAAGGAAGTGGAGTACCTTGCCTAATAGCTGTATATCAAGATCCTAGTGGAGATGCGAAAGATATTGCTCTTGCTTGGGCTTCTGGTATTGGTGGAGGAAGATCAGGAATACTTGAAACTACATTTAAACAAGAAACTGAAACAGATTTATTTGGAGAACAAGCAGTTTTATGTGGAGGAATTACTGAACTTATCAAAACTGGATTTGAGGTTTTAACAGAAGCTGGATATGACCCTGTAAATGCTTACTTTGAATGTCTACATGAAATGAAATTAATTGTTGACCTTATCTATGAAGGAGGACTTGCAAAAATGAGACACTCTATCTCTAACACAGCAGAGTATGGAGATTTCTTAACAGGGCCAAAAATCGTAACTGCTGATACAAAGAAAGCAATGAAAGAAGTTTTAGCAGATATCCAATCTGGTAAATTTGCTGATGAATTCTTAGCAGATTCAAAAGCAGGACAACCTTTCTTAAAAGCTCATAGAGAAGAAGCAAGTGAACATCAAATTGAAAAAGTGGGACAAGAATTAAGAAAATTAATGCCTTGGATTAAATAA